In one Pseudarthrobacter sp. NBSH8 genomic region, the following are encoded:
- a CDS encoding SDR family oxidoreductase, giving the protein MSQDLLGRTVVVAGSTSAAGVAVVRTLSQAGARVAAVDILEDRVQELAVAYNNVTGYVCNLADLQAVEDLATSVRNDLGPVDGLIHLVGGWRGGTGITGQTDEDWDFLHTSVLTTLRNTSRAFYDDLAASPAGRLAIVSAQSASTPTAGGAAYAAVKSAAEAWTLAVADGFRHLQGGNESPHSAQHAAALVFVVKALVDDRMRAAQPERKFPGYTDVSVLADAVQRIFDLEAEQINGQRLPLTVGHLAGAPA; this is encoded by the coding sequence ATGAGCCAGGACCTCTTGGGGCGTACGGTCGTCGTCGCCGGTTCGACAAGCGCCGCAGGCGTCGCAGTAGTCCGTACCCTCTCGCAAGCAGGGGCACGCGTGGCCGCCGTGGACATCCTTGAGGACCGGGTGCAGGAGCTCGCGGTCGCGTACAACAACGTCACGGGCTATGTCTGCAACCTCGCGGACCTGCAAGCCGTTGAGGACTTGGCGACGTCTGTCCGGAACGATCTGGGTCCCGTGGACGGCCTTATCCATCTTGTAGGAGGGTGGCGAGGCGGCACCGGAATTACAGGCCAGACGGATGAAGACTGGGACTTCCTGCACACCAGCGTCCTCACCACACTGAGGAACACCAGCCGCGCTTTTTACGACGATTTGGCTGCCTCCCCTGCGGGTCGCCTGGCCATCGTTTCCGCACAGTCCGCCTCCACGCCCACAGCGGGCGGCGCCGCCTATGCCGCCGTCAAGTCCGCCGCCGAGGCATGGACCCTGGCCGTGGCCGACGGATTCCGGCACCTGCAGGGAGGAAATGAAAGCCCCCACTCCGCTCAGCACGCAGCCGCCTTGGTCTTCGTCGTCAAGGCTCTGGTCGATGACCGGATGCGCGCAGCCCAGCCGGAACGGAAATTTCCGGGCTACACCGATGTCAGTGTCCTTGCCGACGCGGTACAGCGGATCTTCGATCTGGAGGCAGAACAGATCAACGGGCAGCGCTTGCCCCTCACGGTCGGCCACCTCGCGGGTGCACCGGCATGA
- a CDS encoding low specificity L-threonine aldolase, whose protein sequence is MSVSVDIKAGVPQVPARRLHDPAYRGFASDNYAGAHVEIIEAVQAANEGHVTAYGEDVYTAALQVVIKSHFGAAATAYPVFNGTGANVLALQALLPRWGAVICAATAHINTDENGAPERIGGIKLLPVSTPDGKLTPELIDAEAWGWGDEHRAQPLVVSITQTTELGTCYTPEEIQRIAEHVHAKGMKLHLDGARLANAAAHLGLPLRAFTTDVGVDVLSFGGTKNGLLFGEAVIWLSSQSDPGMSYLRKMNMQLASKMRFVSAQLVALLTDGLWLRSACQANEMAQSLSKGISAINGVSLTQPTQSNGVFAVLPTGAAAKVRESFRFYDWDQARGEVRWMCSWDTTETDVHSLVAAVKAAVGSPASQRNA, encoded by the coding sequence ATGAGCGTCAGCGTTGATATAAAAGCAGGCGTCCCACAGGTACCGGCGAGGCGCCTGCACGACCCGGCCTACCGGGGCTTCGCCTCGGATAACTACGCCGGGGCTCACGTCGAAATCATCGAAGCAGTTCAGGCAGCCAACGAAGGCCACGTCACCGCATACGGCGAAGATGTCTACACAGCAGCGCTTCAAGTTGTTATCAAGTCCCACTTCGGGGCAGCTGCTACCGCATATCCGGTCTTCAATGGAACAGGGGCCAATGTCCTTGCCCTGCAAGCCCTGCTCCCGCGTTGGGGCGCTGTCATCTGCGCAGCAACAGCGCATATCAATACCGACGAAAACGGCGCCCCGGAACGGATTGGCGGAATAAAGCTCCTCCCTGTCTCCACACCGGATGGCAAACTCACCCCGGAATTGATCGACGCCGAAGCCTGGGGGTGGGGAGACGAGCATCGGGCGCAACCGCTGGTCGTATCGATCACCCAGACCACCGAACTGGGCACCTGCTACACGCCGGAAGAAATCCAACGGATCGCTGAACACGTCCATGCGAAGGGAATGAAACTGCACCTGGACGGAGCAAGGCTGGCCAACGCTGCAGCACATCTCGGGCTTCCTTTGCGGGCATTCACCACCGACGTCGGTGTCGACGTCCTGTCTTTTGGCGGCACCAAAAACGGGCTGCTGTTCGGCGAAGCCGTTATCTGGCTCAGCTCACAGTCCGACCCAGGCATGAGCTACCTGCGCAAGATGAACATGCAGCTGGCCTCAAAGATGCGTTTCGTCTCTGCGCAACTCGTAGCCCTGCTAACGGATGGGTTGTGGCTGCGGTCCGCCTGTCAGGCCAACGAAATGGCTCAAAGTCTCAGCAAAGGAATCTCGGCCATCAACGGCGTCTCGCTGACGCAACCAACTCAGTCCAATGGCGTCTTTGCCGTCCTTCCAACCGGGGCAGCGGCGAAAGTCCGGGAATCCTTCCGCTTCTATGACTGGGACCAGGCACGCGGGGAAGTCCGGTGGATGTGCTCGTGGGACACCACCGAGACCGACGTCCACTCTCTCGTTGCTGCAGTGAAGGCTGCCGTAGGCTCTCCAGCTTCACAACGAAACGCCTAA
- a CDS encoding GntR family transcriptional regulator — protein MTTWREQLAFAPLATFDRGEEVGRRLRYAIELGVLEDGTQLPSENELAAKMGVSTLTLRAALAELRGRGLLETRRGKGGGSFVKASTGDIIKAERESLMAYSLDDLRDIRDYWAVLAGSAAAAAAERSGRLSLGRLASMAVKIASSEDSAQAIRDDSRFHIELAASSGSVRLTREEMAMQAEVGPLIWAAPAGYGNAAAEHASIVEAIRSGDGMLARALAEEHVRSDMNRVLDLRMSVDASREESFPDPGKEERELALIGSFTELLADTASASIRSIEHAVHVQLGSKRQGDSSDLDAIYDASRQTLEGAVPLLYGAGFLPDVSFGPAGAAWCHAPSGPQSLQRLVIDWDLYEGGTATWRPEDYGDGAIHISHAYLDANGSNENIVTFSKAVFVGEEMVGIVAADVLVRGIQSHLEPHLRALYPNTCLVDQNDVIIATNTGRFMGGIYSPAQYAGKQIDLHAMPWRLFVGTPTAGSPGE, from the coding sequence ATGACCACGTGGAGAGAGCAGCTCGCCTTCGCCCCCTTAGCAACCTTTGACCGGGGGGAAGAGGTGGGAAGGCGGCTCAGGTATGCCATCGAACTCGGGGTGCTTGAAGACGGGACCCAGTTGCCCAGCGAAAACGAGCTGGCAGCCAAGATGGGCGTGTCGACGCTAACCCTTCGCGCGGCGCTGGCCGAGCTGCGGGGGCGCGGCTTGCTCGAGACGCGGCGGGGCAAGGGCGGCGGAAGCTTCGTCAAGGCCAGCACAGGCGACATCATCAAGGCGGAGCGTGAATCGCTCATGGCCTATTCTCTCGATGACCTGCGCGACATCCGTGACTACTGGGCCGTCTTGGCGGGCTCTGCAGCGGCTGCCGCAGCGGAGCGGAGTGGGCGGCTTTCCCTCGGGCGCCTTGCGTCCATGGCGGTGAAGATCGCGTCGTCTGAGGATTCTGCGCAGGCGATTCGCGACGACAGCAGGTTTCACATCGAGCTTGCCGCTAGCTCGGGTTCTGTCAGACTCACACGCGAGGAAATGGCGATGCAAGCCGAGGTTGGGCCGCTGATCTGGGCAGCCCCTGCCGGATACGGCAACGCAGCAGCAGAACATGCGTCTATCGTGGAGGCCATTCGGTCCGGAGACGGGATGCTTGCCCGGGCTCTGGCCGAGGAGCATGTCCGGTCGGATATGAACCGGGTACTCGATTTGCGAATGAGCGTCGATGCATCCCGCGAAGAATCCTTTCCTGACCCCGGCAAGGAAGAACGCGAACTGGCATTGATCGGATCCTTCACCGAGCTTCTGGCAGATACGGCCTCAGCTTCGATCCGTTCGATCGAACACGCGGTGCACGTTCAGCTCGGCTCTAAGCGGCAGGGAGACAGCTCTGATCTGGACGCAATCTACGACGCTTCGCGACAGACTCTTGAGGGAGCCGTTCCACTGTTGTACGGAGCGGGCTTCCTGCCTGACGTTTCATTCGGCCCTGCGGGCGCGGCCTGGTGCCACGCCCCGTCGGGACCTCAGTCACTTCAGCGGCTGGTGATCGACTGGGACTTATATGAAGGCGGCACCGCAACGTGGCGCCCCGAGGACTACGGCGACGGAGCCATCCACATCAGCCATGCGTACCTGGATGCCAACGGGAGTAACGAAAACATCGTCACTTTCAGCAAAGCCGTTTTCGTGGGGGAAGAAATGGTCGGGATCGTCGCTGCGGATGTACTGGTCCGGGGAATCCAGAGCCACCTCGAACCGCACCTTCGGGCCTTATACCCGAATACGTGCCTCGTCGACCAGAATGATGTGATCATCGCAACCAACACCGGCCGCTTCATGGGGGGAATCTACTCACCCGCGCAATACGCCGGGAAGCAGATCGACCTCCACGCAATGCCCTGGAGACTCTTCGTGGGCACCCCTACTGCAGGCTCCCCTGGAGAATGA